A genomic stretch from Bordetella sp. N includes:
- a CDS encoding DsrE family protein: protein MRRFSTLAAVAALAFAANAAAEQPAGFWTTPTIEGYGKIHYLPNSAYKPDPRQTYKIVFALTQAAKAPDQVNPALDRVARTVNLYVAAGVPLKNLKFVAVASGAATQLVLDDAHYQAAFKTANPNLPLIEKLRKAGVDVAVCAQAVAEHDFQYEWVDKHVTTALSALTTVTTLEHQGYDLMAL, encoded by the coding sequence ATGCGTCGTTTTTCCACGCTCGCTGCCGTGGCTGCGTTGGCTTTTGCGGCGAATGCCGCCGCCGAACAACCTGCCGGTTTCTGGACCACGCCCACCATCGAAGGCTACGGCAAGATTCATTACCTGCCGAACTCCGCCTATAAACCGGATCCCAGGCAGACGTACAAAATCGTCTTTGCGCTGACACAAGCCGCGAAGGCGCCGGATCAGGTCAATCCGGCATTGGACCGTGTCGCACGCACGGTGAACTTGTATGTCGCCGCTGGTGTGCCCTTGAAGAATTTGAAGTTCGTCGCGGTCGCGTCGGGCGCGGCCACGCAACTGGTGCTCGACGACGCGCACTACCAGGCTGCGTTCAAGACAGCCAACCCGAACCTTCCCCTGATCGAAAAGCTGCGCAAGGCCGGCGTCGATGTGGCCGTGTGCGCGCAGGCCGTCGCGGAACACGACTTCCAATATGAATGGGTCGACAAGCATGTGACCACCGCGCTGTCGGCATTGACGACAGTGACCACGCTCGAACATCAGGGCTACGACCTGATGGCTCTGTAA
- a CDS encoding substrate-binding domain-containing protein, translating into MLAVGAFAAVVGAGSAVALTETAPAAPTKILPPDSAVSPPWQGEKNNDAVNRGFEFTVPDADNLADFHGNPSHPALSLYVGGNYFFAMAPLVKAFEKKYPEYKGRLYWETLPPGLLVRQMKAGGTVTVGNMTWSVKPDVYLAGLGAVKKQISAGLLQAPAVPYVTNTLTIMVASDNPKGVKTLADLEREDIKLAMPNPEFEGITRQIQESLEKAGGKDLAQHVYHDKVGTGGTMLTHIHHRQTPLWIMQGKADAGVTWQSEAVFQEQAGHPIRHVDIPAAQNTTAIYAGAIVKGSQHRKAAQRWLDFIRSDEGVSIFKQYGFQKYEGKGA; encoded by the coding sequence ATGTTGGCGGTTGGCGCATTCGCCGCTGTCGTCGGCGCCGGATCGGCCGTTGCGCTGACCGAAACCGCGCCCGCGGCGCCCACGAAAATACTGCCGCCGGATTCCGCGGTATCGCCCCCGTGGCAAGGCGAAAAGAATAACGATGCCGTCAATCGCGGCTTCGAATTTACGGTGCCGGATGCGGACAATCTGGCCGACTTCCACGGCAACCCCAGCCATCCGGCGCTGTCCCTGTACGTGGGCGGCAATTATTTCTTCGCGATGGCCCCTTTGGTGAAGGCGTTCGAAAAGAAGTATCCGGAGTACAAAGGCCGTCTGTATTGGGAAACGTTGCCCCCCGGTTTGCTGGTGCGCCAGATGAAAGCCGGCGGCACCGTGACGGTCGGCAATATGACCTGGTCGGTCAAGCCGGATGTCTATCTGGCGGGATTGGGCGCGGTCAAGAAGCAGATTTCGGCCGGGCTGTTGCAAGCGCCCGCGGTGCCTTACGTCACCAACACGCTCACGATCATGGTGGCCTCCGATAATCCTAAAGGCGTCAAGACGCTTGCCGACCTTGAGCGGGAAGACATCAAGCTGGCGATGCCGAATCCCGAGTTTGAAGGAATCACCAGGCAGATCCAGGAATCCCTGGAGAAAGCCGGGGGCAAGGACCTGGCCCAGCACGTCTATCACGACAAGGTCGGAACGGGTGGCACGATGCTGACCCACATCCATCATCGCCAGACGCCGTTGTGGATCATGCAGGGCAAGGCCGACGCCGGCGTGACGTGGCAGTCCGAGGCGGTCTTCCAGGAGCAGGCGGGCCATCCGATCAGGCACGTCGATATTCCGGCCGCGCAGAACACCACCGCCATCTATGCGGGCGCCATCGTCAAAGGCAGCCAGCACAGGAAGGCAGCGCAACGCTGGCTGGACTTCATTCGGTCCGATGAAGGCGTGTCGATATTCAAGCAGTACGGTTTTCAGAAGTACGAAGGGAAGGGCGCCTGA